CTGAACCCTCTCACGCGACAACTACCTTGACGCTCACCGGTTTCGCCATTTCGGCGCGTGCCGTTTCGAGGTCGGACTCCGGCGCTGCGTTGTTTTCTGGAGGTGGAGACGACCTTCAAGAAGCGCGGGTCTTCGATCCATACGAGCGCGGAGAAGCGCGGGATTGGAAGGCCGCGCAGGGGCGCTCGAGGTGCCGAAAACTAGCGACTGGGGAGGCTTGGGAACGCGTAGCACTTTGGCGAAGTACCACGCGCGCGGGCACTGCTTGTGGCGCTTGAGCTGAGAGACGCTCAACCGTTGGAGGACTCCTGCGACAACGGAGGGGCCGTGCTTGAGCGTGTCACCGGAGGAAGGCACCCCAGATAAATGGGTGCGGTTTCCGGGAGTGGTTCACGGTGCCCGCAGAATTCGAGTCCGAACTGAGCATGCCCGTGCGAGTCGTTGAGCATGCTCAGGTATCATTCGAGTGCTACGGGTTCTCACGCCAGCAGGTGCCGTAGAACTTCGCCACTGTATTAGAGACGTACCCGTTTGCGTCGACGACTCGGAATTCGATGTTCAGGGAGTAGTACGCCCCTCCCGTGTGAAATCCGATTGTGCAGCTGTCATAGTATGTGCTGCTGCCATTTTCCCATGAATCGGGAGTGCCGTCATAAGTGCGTCGCCACTGGTACGTGTAAGGCGGCACTCCGTTGCTGGCGCTGCCGGTGCAGGTGATGTTCCCCGATGGCCTAGCCAGGGTGCAGGTCATGGATGCGGATGGGGGAATGGTGACGGCTGCGGTGACGGTGTTGACTGAATCAGGCCCTCCTTCCTCGTTGGCCATGGGCTGACCGCAGGCTCCGAGCAGGGATCCTGCCGAGGCAATCACGGCAGCGTACTGAAGGCATTTCACGACTTTTCGGGGCGACATGGAGACTCTTTCTTGTGTGTTGACGAGGAAAACGGAAGCTGTGGCGACCTTCGGGCCTGAGCGTGTCACCGGAGGAAGGCACCCCACGTAGTTGGGGCGGTTTCCGGGAGTGGCTCATGGGGGCCGCAGGATTCGAGCCCGGACTGGGCATGCTCCTATGAGGTGCGGAGTATGCTCAGCTTGTGGATGGTGGAAAATGCTATGGATTGATTGGCGAGAGCGGATCCGGGTTGCTGCCCACGCAGCCGCGGAACAATGCCTCCGCGGTGTTTGATACGCTGTTGTTAGCGTCGGTTACAGTGAGGCGGACTTTAAGGGTGTAGTGGCTCACCCCTGATGCGAAGCGGTGGCTGCATACAGAGTAATACTTCGTGGCCGTTCCCGTGGTCGGGCCACCGCTCACCTCCCCATCCGGCCAGACGCTCACTGTCGACCACGTGTACTTGTACGGGGGCACACCGTTGCTTGCGCTGCCGATGCAATAGACTTTGGGATCTAGCTCGTAATCACATTCGACAATCGCAGCCGTTGGGGCACTGAGGGCTGTGACAGAGTTGTCCCCGTCGCTTGGGGCCTCCTCGTTGGCCATGGGCTGACCACAGGCGACGAAAAGGGCTGCTGCGGATGCAATGACGGCGCAAAGGGGAATGCGCTTAACGACACGCTCGAATGACATGGTGCACTCCTGCGAGGGTGTTGAACTGCGGGCGGAGTGTCCTTGAAATTCTAGAAAAGTCGATATGGCGGCTTGATGGTTGTTCCGTGATGGGTATGTTGTTCACGGCTCCTCGCAGTGTCCGGAAATAGACAGTGCAGAGCCGTGAATCCTGGTTCGGGCGAACGCCGTTCAAACTGGGCCCGCAGGCTCGTTCCAGTGCTGTCGCGCTTTTCCGTTGAGGCATTCCGCAGTTCGTCCGGCAGGTAGTAGATGAGCGGCCGGGGCCCGTCTCCCATCCGGCGCTGTCCGCGCGTGAAGTGCAGCGCCTTCAGGGCCGCGCCAATCTCCCGAGAGAGGCGCGGGTCCACCTGCGCGGGGTGGAGGGTGAATGCCTCGACTCCGACCTGAAGAATCGTCACGTCGGACGGGCGCTTGTCGGCCGGCATTTCCAGGAGCCACCGCAGGATGACTTCCTTCCGGCCGTCCCCGTAGTTCTCCTGTCGCAGCGAGGCTTGGTGCTCGGCCTCCTGAGCCGCTTCGTTGCTGAGCCACCACTCCTCGCCGCGCAGGAATCGCACGACGGCTTCGGCCCAAATCTGGTCTCGGTCCCTCGCGAGTGCGTCGGTGTCAATGCGCGTGCACTTCACCGGCCAGAAGCGACGATGGCCGGTCGGGTCGCGCAGGTAATCGTCATCGTTCGTTGTCCCAACAAGGACGCATCGCCGCGGTGCCCGCACGTTGGTGCGTCCATAGGACGGGCGGTAGGTGTCGTCCGTGCGGGAGATGAATGCCTTCAGCGCTTGGTCTTCACTCTTCCTGAAGGTGCTCAGCTCGGCCAGTTCGATGAACCAGTATTGAGAGGCCAACATCGCACTGTCTTTGTTCGTCACGTCGATTTGTGCGTCGCTGAAGAACTGCCCCGCGAGGATTCGGAACGCGGTCGACTTCCGCAACCCCTGCGCGCCCTCAAGAATCAGCATCGTGTCGACCTTGCATCCGGGACGCAGCGCCCGCGCGACGGCCGACAGGGCGAACTTCGCGCCCACGGCCCGCAGGTAGCCGGCATCCCCCTGCGCGCCGAAGTACGTTACGAACAGCTCGTCGAGTCGCGGCACTCCGTCCCAGGTGAGCCCGGACAGGTAGTCGGCGACCGGGTCGTAGCTGTTGCACTTGGCTACCGCGAGGAGCTGCTGCGCGACGGCTTGGGCCTTCGGTGCCAGGCCGAGTTGCCCGTAGGCGCTGCGCTGCATCCAGTTGGCCGCGAGCACATCCAGCGTTTCGAGGTCCACGCTGGGGCCGAGGGGGCCACCGTCGACTTCAAGGGCCTTCGTGACTTCGTTGAAGCGCAGGACGCCGCGCCACTCGGGCGAGCGGAGGAGGACGGTGAAGATGTTTGCTTCGCAGTTCCGCAGGCGCTTCCCGCCCTCCTTCGTCGTATCGATCAGCAGCTCGCGCTCCCATGCGTCGTCCGCGTCCAGGGCGGGGGCGGCTTCCGGGGCCTTCGTGCCGAGGGCCTCCCAAATGGTGGTGTTCTCGGCCAGCCGACCGGCATTCCGCGTGCGGCGGCGCTCCCGGTGGCGGCGCAGCTTGAGCGCGGCCTGCCGACACAGGTGCTCCGTTCCCTCGCCCCAGTCCATCGCCGCGAAGGACGCGCGGAACAGCTCGACGACCGCGGCTTCCGGCGTGTCCAGCGGGTGGGCGAATGCCGCGCATGACATCAGCGTGTTCAGCGCGTTGTCCTGCTCGCCAACCGGGGCCAGGGGCTCACCTGCGAGGACTCGCCGCACAAGGACGACGCGCTCGGGCTTCCGAATCTTGCGCAGGAGGGCGCGCAGCTCGTACAGGTCGGCTGACTCTGACGGTGTTGCTGGGGCACTGGGGCTCGCAGACTGAGCTTTCGCGAGCAGCGCGTCGACATCGAGTGGGACGCCTTCTCTCGTGAGTGCGAGTGGCTCGGTGCCGACCGGCGCGTCCGGCAGGTAGTAGATGCGCGCCAAGTCTTTGGTTGCCGGGTCGGAAGGGATTGCGAGCAATTGGATTGCTGCCTGTCTTACGGCAGGCCATTCGCTCGGGCGCACGGGCCGCGACAACGGCATGACGAGACGCAGGCAGTAGTCGTCAGGGGGTAGGTTGCTATGTGTCGAGTGAAGCGCGAAGGCGAATCCGTGCCGCTCGACTGAATCGAGGCACGAGAGCTGCTGCGCGGTCAGATGGTCCAGGTCGAACACAGCAGTGGCTATTGACATGCTCTGGGATTTTCGGACCGGCTGAAGCTTGAGAGGATGCCGCTCCGGGTACGACGGAGGCAGGCGGTGAAGAAGAGTCGGTTCAGCGAGGAGCAGATGGTCGCGATTCTGCGCGAGGCGGAGCGGACCTCGGTATCGGAGACCGCGAAGAAGCACGGAGTGAGTGAGCCGACGGTGTACGCGTGGCGCAAGCGCTTCGGGGGCATGGACGCCAACGACACGAAGC
The genomic region above belongs to Myxococcaceae bacterium JPH2 and contains:
- a CDS encoding DNA primase, with product MSIATAVFDLDHLTAQQLSCLDSVERHGFAFALHSTHSNLPPDDYCLRLVMPLSRPVRPSEWPAVRQAAIQLLAIPSDPATKDLARIYYLPDAPVGTEPLALTREGVPLDVDALLAKAQSASPSAPATPSESADLYELRALLRKIRKPERVVLVRRVLAGEPLAPVGEQDNALNTLMSCAAFAHPLDTPEAAVVELFRASFAAMDWGEGTEHLCRQAALKLRRHRERRRTRNAGRLAENTTIWEALGTKAPEAAPALDADDAWERELLIDTTKEGGKRLRNCEANIFTVLLRSPEWRGVLRFNEVTKALEVDGGPLGPSVDLETLDVLAANWMQRSAYGQLGLAPKAQAVAQQLLAVAKCNSYDPVADYLSGLTWDGVPRLDELFVTYFGAQGDAGYLRAVGAKFALSAVARALRPGCKVDTMLILEGAQGLRKSTAFRILAGQFFSDAQIDVTNKDSAMLASQYWFIELAELSTFRKSEDQALKAFISRTDDTYRPSYGRTNVRAPRRCVLVGTTNDDDYLRDPTGHRRFWPVKCTRIDTDALARDRDQIWAEAVVRFLRGEEWWLSNEAAQEAEHQASLRQENYGDGRKEVILRWLLEMPADKRPSDVTILQVGVEAFTLHPAQVDPRLSREIGAALKALHFTRGQRRMGDGPRPLIYYLPDELRNASTEKRDSTGTSLRAQFERRSPEPGFTALHCLFPDTARSREQHTHHGTTIKPPYRLF
- a CDS encoding transposase; translated protein: MKKSRFSEEQMVAILREAERTSVSETAKKHGVSEPTVYAWRKRFGGMDANDTKRLKQLEAENARLKKLLAERDLDIEVLKEIQAKEW